One Candidatus Atelocyanobacterium thalassa isolate ALOHA genomic window, TTTTCCATCACTTAGAGAAACATCCTGAAAAAAAATTCTATCCAATCTTTGATAAGTTTGAGAATTGGTGCCAAGATGAAAACCGTCATGGAGATATTTTCAATGCTTTATTGCGTTCACAACCTAAACTTTGGAATGATTGGAAAGCAAGATTATGGAGTCGCTTTTTTCTTTTAGCTGTATTCGTAACACATACATTAACTGTACATGAAAGAGCAAAATTCTATAAATCTTTAGGATTGGATCCAACAGAATTTGACAAAGAAGTAATTCGCGAAACAAATAATACGGCTGCCAGAGCATTTCCATCTATTCTAGATGTAGAAAATCCGGAATTCTATTCCCGTTTACAGAGATGTTCAGAACGCAACTTGGCAGTGAAAGCTTTACAAAAAAGTAACAAGTTAGGAATTATAAAAACTTTAGGGAAAATTTTACTATTTACTGGCATTGCTGGAGACTTCTTTAAAGCTTTTCTTATAAAACCTATTGATACAGAAGCTTTACGCGGAGATATTCATTGATAATATTTATGTAAGATTGTCTAATCTTTATATATAAACATCTACATTTTTGCAGAACGGTGTAGATGTTTACATATAATATTAATAGATATGTTTTCAGTATTAAAATATTTTTTGCTTTACTAATCTTTTTAAAACAAAGGTAAATAGCAAAGTATTTCTTTATTTAAATCAAAAATAGAAAACTATAATATGTTAAGCTCAATTTTATTTAAATTTTCATAATTTATAGATTGTTGAATAATATTTTGATGAATCATTTCAAATTGAGGCTTTATTTCAGAATAGAATAAATGTGATGTGCAGTTACAATCAGAAGCCCCAAATTTTTCTATAGAAGCCTTAAATAAGTTACTATTCAATAATAATTTAGCCCATTGATGTTCTTGTTTTATTGAAGATGTTGAATACCATACTTCTAACGGAATTAAGTATTGTCTTAAATAATCAAGATGCCAATGTTTTTTTTTATAAATTTTTGCGTGTCTTTGTATCCTTGAGCTTAAGCCACCTGATCCAAAAGCACTTCCCACATATAGATAATACCCTAGATTTATTGGATGAATACCTAGCCTACCTATATTGACTAATGTTGAATTAAAACATAAAAATAATAAGCAATAAGTCCCTTTATCGTTTTTTGGTAACAATTTATAGCCCATAATTATAAATTTTCGAATTTATTAATAACTCTTATTTATATTAGAGTTTTCTAAAAAGTAAAAGTTGTTCTAATTGTTCCAATTACTAAATCATCATTAGCATTATCATAATTAGGTGACGTGATAATTACAATTCCAGGAGTAATCTTAACATTATTATTAATCGTATATTCATAAAAAGCTTCTAAGTGAAACGAAGCATTTTGATTACTATTAATTAATTTTCCAGGCAAGTTAATATTTGACTTAGCAACCCAAGGTTCCATTCCTATAACTATAGCACCTATTCCACCTTCAATTAGTGCATCTGGGAAAGCTAATGTTACTGCCCAATTCCAAATATCTAAGTTTCCTCTATTAATAAAGTCTTCTTGTAATATTACTGGACCAGTTTTCGTTGTAGTAAAACCTCCCCAGCCTCCGAAAATAAAATTAGGGGATACACTCCACATAAACTCTATTCCATAAGCATTATTAACAGTATCTACATTAGATGAAAATTCTTCTTGAATAAATGATTGAAAATTTGATAAACGGCTTCCTGTACCAGAATCAAGATTATTATAACCATGAACATACGTAAAATCAACAGTAAAATTTCCATCAGTTCCATATGGATACCATCCAACCTGTCCAATGACACCATAAGGACCATTAAACATTCCTGAGTCTAAATCAGGATCATTACCATTGTTAGCTAAATAACCACCACTCCACTCAAAAACTTCAAAAATAGTTCCTCGAAATCCAATTCCAGGCCCTCCAGCCATGAAATATAAAGGATTGCGGCTGCCAAATGAAGTAATTGCACCAAATGCTCTATCTCCATCTAAAAAATTCACTGTTGGTACAAAATCATCAAATGCACCACCTACTGGTTCTATAAACATTCTTACGTTTTCTGCTAAATTAAATTGATAAATAATCAACTGTACAGATAGATCAGAACTATCTGGTTGTTGAAAACCTAAATCTCCTTCAAACGTATCTGTAATAGTTGCATAGGAAGGGATTGTTCCTGTTGCAACACGAGTATAAAGTGAATCATTCCCATCAAAGCTTGTATTTAACTCAATTCGTCCTCTATAACCTAAATTATTAGTATTATGTATATCCTCAATTCCTCTCTTTTTTTCTCCATTAGTAATTCCTGTTAAACCTATAACAAACTGTCCACTAAGAGTTGTAGTAGTGGAAAATTGATGGTTTTCTATATAAGCTACTCTTTTTTCTAAATTTGATACCTTAGAACCTGAAATAATTACTTCTTTATCAAATGCTTGCATTAGATGCTTAGATATTTCGATATCTTCTTTTGAAATTGCAATATTTTCTTTTAATAATTCTTCAATAGTATTTAAACATTGATTTAATCCTGCGCTAAACTCATTGCGAGATAAATTATATTTTCCAGCAAAAATCTTATTAGGGTATCCTGAAATACAATCATACCGTTTGACTAACCTTTGTAAAGCTTTATAAGGCCAATCTGTAGTAGATATTTCTTCTAATTTAGAAAGATTAGTAACTTTAGAAGTTAATTTTCTAGAATTATGAAGAGGATTAATAAATCCATCACGGAATTTCTGAAGCTTAAGATTCTGGGATGTTTCAGGCCAAGCTTGAGTAGTAGTAGTGTTTGACAAAAAAATTATTAAAACAGCTACGCCAACTGTTTTATACATAGAAAACAAATAAAACATTAGTTTTTCACACTTCATATAAAATGAAGCTTTGTCAAAAAACAAAGAACAGAACAACAACATGATAATCCTATCTCAAGATACAGAAATTAAAATATATAACTTATTACAAAATCTTCTAAAAGATAAGTATTTATTAACATTCAATATTTAACAGACCTTTCTCTTTTAACCATTTCTTATTATAAATACGTGATTGATAGCGTGCACCGCCATCACATAATACTGTAACAATAGTATGTCCAGGACCAAGTTTTTTAGCTAAAGCAACTGCAGCTCCTACATTGATACCTACAGAGCCTCCCATGAATAAACCATCATGAGATAATAATTGATTAATTACTTGAATTGCCGTATGGTCGTTGATCTGTATAGCGTCGTCTATAGGAGCTCCTTGCATATTAGCTGTTATGCGGCTATTCCCTATGCCCTCTGTTATGGAGTTACCTTCTGATTTTATTTCACCTGTTTTTACATAACTATATAATCCACTACCCATTGGATCAGCTATTATGCATTTGATTTTAGGATTTTGTTCTTTGAGGAATAAAGCTGTACCAGCATAAGTTCCCCCCGTTCCCGTAGCTGATATCCAGGCATCTATTTTTCCATCTGTTTGATTCCAAATTTCAGGACCTGTTGTTTTATAATGTGCTTCACGATTTGCTAAATTATCGAATTGATTAGCCCAAACAGCGTTATCTATCTCTTTTGCCAATCTACTTGAAACTTTAACATAATTTTCTGGATTTTTATAAGGGACTGCAGGGACAAGTCTTACGTCTGCTCCTAATATTTTCAATAGATCAATTTTTTCTTGTGATTGAGTTTCAGGAACAACAATAATACATTTATATCCTTTAGCATTACAAATATGAGCTAATCCGATACCTGTATTGCCTGCAGTTCCTTCAACAACAGTTCCTCCAGGCTTCAGTAATCCTTTTTCTTCCGCATTTTTAATAATATATGAAGCTGCTCTATCTTTGACAGATCCTCCAGGGTTAAGGAACTCTGCTTTGCCTAAAATATTACATCCTGTCTCCTCACTATAACTTTTAATTCTAATGAGAGGGGTATTTCCAATAGTATTAATTAAATCTTTTTTAATATCCATAAATTAAAGTATTCAAACAAATAAATTATATCTCAAATGTTTATTGTATTTTAACCAAAGACTTTATGAAGTAGTTAAAACTTATTTGTTAAGAATATTATAAGCATTGGTTAAAGTTTTAACATCTCCTACATTACCAGGAAATAAAAGAATTAGTAAGCCTGGGAATAAAGTATTGTTTTCTGATGTTTTAACAATTGAACAACCAGGTAAAATTTGTCCTAATAAACGAATAGATCTTAGTTTTAAGGTTGTACGTAAAAAATTATTAGAAGTTGTACCTCCTTTACTTATTAGAAAACTAATATTACTAGGTAAATTTTGAGTAATTTTCGTTAACAATAAAAAAATAAGTTTTTCAAAATTAGATTTTTCTTCAAGAGAAGTAAAAGTTATTTGTTGTCTACTAGTATAAATAACTACAGTTTTCCCACTATTATGGATAGTTTTTATTTGGTCTAAAAATTTTGTCAAGAATCTACTTTGATTATCTAGATAATCCTGTAATTTTTTTAGGTTAATTTCAAGTCCTAAAACATTATTTTGCTGCAACAGATCATTCAATTGCTCAGTTGTTTTTTTTGAATAGGAACCGACTAAAATAATTCCCGGATTATTTTTATACTTGTATTCTTGTATATTTTTATTTTCTAACGGCTGTTTACCGATTTTAGCTAATGAAGTCAACATACTTGCAGCACCACAAAGTAAAAATTTTTTACCAAGATTTACTGCTGTTTGTAAATCTTTAGCGAAATAATTTAAATCTGACTGATGTTCTGCATCAACTACAATACAGCGATTACTATTTAGATTCATTAACTTATTTAGACTACCTTTCCTAATATCTTTCAATAATAAGCGCCCTACATCAGTTGCCTTTAATAATTTCTTTGTTTTTTCTTCTATATAGTAAGGTAGATAGCTATGGGAATAATTAAAAACAGAATCTTTAGCAAACTCTGTCCTATGGACTGGATCTAAATCAACTCTATCGTCTAAGTACTGTATGCTATTGATGGTTTTTCTTCCTCCTTCAAGAAAAGCAGGAATAAAAAAATGAGAATCAAATTCCCCGAAATTATTAGAAATAATTTCTATTTCTAAAGGATAGTGGCCTCTAAGCGTAGAATCGAAACGACTATAAATTAAAAATCTTGTTATATTTTCATTCTCAAGAGCAATTTTCAAATTATGACAAACTTGTTGAGTAATTTTTTTCGCTTCTTCTGAAATTAATGCTCGCGTATTCGTTATGATAAAGAGTATAGAAGATTTATCTCTTAAACCTAATCTAATCGTTTCTATATCCCACTCCATTAATAGCAAACAACTATGTACAGTTTGAGAGCCGGTAGGGTCATCATCTAAAACAATAATTTTTGATACACAAACCATATCCACAGTAAATAATAATTACGGCGAAGCTTATTTGCATAATGCTTCGCCGATATTAGGTTACTCAAAAATATTCTTAACTTCTTACTCAATTAATTCTTAACTATTTAGCAACCTTAGCAGCTTCTACCACTTCAGTAAACGCTTCAAAGTCAACAATTGCTAAATGAGCTAACATTTTTCGATTAATGCTAATACTAGATTTTTTCATAAGCCCGACTAGCTTGCTATAGCTTATTCCATTTTGTCTGGCAGCTGCATTAATTCGTGTAATCCATAATCTGCGGAAGTCTCGCTTGCGTTTACGACGATCTCTATAAGCATTGCGTAAAGCTTTCATTACCTGTTGATTAGCAATACGGAATAATCGAGAATGACTTCCTCGAAATCCTTTAGCAAGTTTAAGAATCTTTTTCCGACGCTTACGGGCAACATTGCCCCGTTTTACCCTTGTCATAATTCAGCTTCTAGTGTTTTGTATATTTAATATCAATTAGTTTATAGATAAGGTAACATTAGCCGAACATTTGGCTCATCTTGCTCACTGACTAAAGCAGTCTGAGATAAACGACGACGTTTTTGTTCAGAACTTTTGTGATTTAACAGATGGTTCTTATAGGCTTTACGCCTAACAATTTTTTTACCGCTTCCTGTTACCCGAAAACGCTTGGCGGCAGCTTTACGCGTTTTTAGTTTTGGCATAAATTTTGTAGAATTAAAAGACGCTTAATTAGCATAGCATTAACTAATCAATAAACGCAAAAAATCAAGAAAAAATTTTTATAAAAAAGTTCTAATGACATCGAATTTTAATATCTTAGAGAAATTTCCTACAGAAGGAATACTATGTCGCTTGGTATAGATAATTGATAAAATGGTATAGATAATTGATAAAATAAATGTTTTTTTACTAACTATCTATCAAAATTGACAATACTTTTAAAAAATTATGTACAGTCTAAACTAAATTAATTAAATTTTCTGATTATTATCTTATACATAAGATAATTTTACGGATTAATTTAATTAAAAAAAATGGAGCTAAGCGGATTCGAACCGCTGACTTTCACAATGCCATTGTGACACTCTACCAACTGAGTTATAGCCCCTCGGTTACGTTATCTATAAACATATTTGAAATAGACTTGGTTGTAATAGTAATAATGCAATGATTACTATTACTTCGTCAAGTACCTCAATTGAAAATTCACATAAAGTTTCAATATTCTATTGTTTTGATAATAAAATTCATCTACTATGTTTCTAAAGTAGAATATTAAATAACAATTACAACAAACATCATATAAAAAAATGGCATCTTATGTAACTTCGTCTGCTAGAGCAGAAATGAGTGAATTAAGGCGGTTAAGAACGCTGCTACCGCTTGAATTGCAAAACTGGGTCATGATAGAAGGAAGTACAGAAATTAATCCTCCTCTAATTCGATGTGAAGAACTTGGAAGGGATGAAGTTGAGATTCAAGTTGATTTAGCTAAATGGGAAAGTCTAGCTATAGATCAGCGAAATTTACTATTTTGGCAGGCAGTTGCTCGTATTCAAAATGATACTATACCGCGCGAAGGATGGGAAATGGCAGCTCTGGCTATTGGCTTAGGGGGAGCTGTAGGAGAACTTTGGGTCCAAGATGCTTTGTTATTAATTCTAGCTATAGGTTTATGTAGTGTCTCTGGTTATAGGCTATGGCAAAAAAATAACGGAGGACGTAAGCTTAAAGAATCTATTGAAGCAGATGAAAAAGCGATAGTTCTGGCCACACGTTTTGATTATACACTTCAAAATGCTTATAAAAGCTTAGGTAGTGCTTTCAAGACACTTATTGAACAGACTCCCAACCGTCGTCAAAGAAAAGAGTATGAATCAAGACTACAAGCCTTAAGACGTAGTGCTAGTAAAGCAAAAGAAAAAATGCAGAGAGAAAAATAATGATAATGAATTGATTTTAAAATTAACAATTAATTATGATAGTGTAAATTTGCATAAGATAGTTAACAAAGTTTTAAATAGTAAAATTAATAAGTTAGAGTCAAGGGTTATTTGTCTATTCCTTGATATAGTTATTAAAAGAAAAAGAGGAACAGTTTGTACAAACTGTTCCTCTTTTTCTTTGAGTAACTTCTATTTCTTTTAATAACTTTTATAACTTATAAATATAAGAAGTAAGAATGTCATTATAAAAGTTGAGGACCAACTATACATCATAATAAAGAGCGAACTCATAAGGATGAGGACGTAAACGCATGGGTTGAATCTCATTATCAAACTTATATTCAATCCAATTGGTAATAAAATCTTCTGTAAAGACGCCACTACTGGTTAAAAATTCATGATCCTTTTCTAAGTTTTCTAACGCTTGTTCAAGAGAAGGAGGAGTGGAAGGAATTTTATTTATCTGCTCAGGAGGTAAGTCATATATATCAACATCTAAAGACTGTCCTGGATCAATTTTATTTTTTACGCCATCAATTCCTGCACATAAAATAGCTGAAAATCCCAAATAAGGATTACATGTTGCGTCAGGACAACGAAATTCTAATCTTTTTGCTTTAGGATCAAGACCTGATACGGGAATACGAATAGAAGCAGAACGATTTCCTTGAGAATAGGCAAGATTTACAGGAGCTTCATATCCAGGAACAAGACGTTTATAAGAGTTAGTAGTAGGATTTGTTATGGCTAAAAGTGCAGGAGCATGTTTTAAAATACCACCGATATAGTGTAATGCAATTTCACTTAAATTTGCATAACCATCTCCCCAGAATAAAGGTTGTCCATCTTTCCATATCGAGTGATGAGCATGCATACCTGAACCATTATCATTAAACAAAGGTTTAGGCATAAATGTTGCTGTTTTACCATATTTCTTAGCTACATTTTTAATAACATATTTATAAGTCATTAAGTGATCTGCTGCTTCAATTAAAGGAGCAAAGCGAAATCCTAATTCGTTTTGTCCTCCTGTCGCAACTTCATGATGATGTTGTTCAACAGGAACACCGCACTTTGCCATGGTTAACAACATTTCTGTTCTCATGTCTTGCATAGTATCGGTTGGAGCAACAGGAAAATAAGCTTGTTTAAAACTTGGCTTATAACCTAAATTACCCCCTTCTTCTTTTTTCCCTGTATTCCAACGCCCTTCTACACTATCAATGTAGTAATAAGCTTTATTTTCAGTTTGATCAAAACGTATGTCATCAAAGACGAAGAATTCTGCCTCTGGTCCAAAATATGCAGTATCTCCAATGCCTGTGTCTTTTAGGTAATCTACCGCTCTTTGAGCAATCGTACGTGGATCTCTGTCATACCAGTCTCCAGTACGTGGTTCCTTGATTCCACACGTGAGACTTAGTGTTGGTTCTTTATAGAATGGATCGATCCAAGCTGTTTCAGGGTCGGGAACCATACACATATCAGACTCATTAATGGTTTTCCACCCTCTAATACTAGAACCGTCAAAAGGCACTCCATCAATGAAGGAATTTTCATTAATTTGATTATGATAAAAAGAACAATGTTGCCAAGTTCCAGGCATATCAATAAATTTAAGATCAATAATTTTAATATTTTGATCTTGCACCATTTTCAAGATTTCTTGAGCTGTTTGGGCCATGTAAAACTCCTTAGAATACTAAAATATATACAGTAACTTGATATGAGGCTTCGAACAACTGATAATACCGAAAGCTTTTTAAAGATTTTACGCAATCTAGTATTTGTCAGAGTTATTAAACTTATAAATAATATTAAATTGTGACAAAAATAAGAAGAAAAATCTTATTTTC contains:
- a CDS encoding GIY-YIG nuclease family protein, with the translated sequence MGYKLLPKNDKGTYCLLFLCFNSTLVNIGRLGIHPINLGYYLYVGSAFGSGGLSSRIQRHAKIYKKKHWHLDYLRQYLIPLEVWYSTSSIKQEHQWAKLLLNSNLFKASIEKFGASDCNCTSHLFYSEIKPQFEMIHQNIIQQSINYENLNKIELNIL
- a CDS encoding iron uptake porin yields the protein MYKTVGVAVLIIFLSNTTTTQAWPETSQNLKLQKFRDGFINPLHNSRKLTSKVTNLSKLEEISTTDWPYKALQRLVKRYDCISGYPNKIFAGKYNLSRNEFSAGLNQCLNTIEELLKENIAISKEDIEISKHLMQAFDKEVIISGSKVSNLEKRVAYIENHQFSTTTTLSGQFVIGLTGITNGEKKRGIEDIHNTNNLGYRGRIELNTSFDGNDSLYTRVATGTIPSYATITDTFEGDLGFQQPDSSDLSVQLIIYQFNLAENVRMFIEPVGGAFDDFVPTVNFLDGDRAFGAITSFGSRNPLYFMAGGPGIGFRGTIFEVFEWSGGYLANNGNDPDLDSGMFNGPYGVIGQVGWYPYGTDGNFTVDFTYVHGYNNLDSGTGSRLSNFQSFIQEEFSSNVDTVNNAYGIEFMWSVSPNFIFGGWGGFTTTKTGPVILQEDFINRGNLDIWNWAVTLAFPDALIEGGIGAIVIGMEPWVAKSNINLPGKLINSNQNASFHLEAFYEYTINNNVKITPGIVIITSPNYDNANDDLVIGTIRTTFTF
- a CDS encoding cysteine synthase A, giving the protein MDIKKDLINTIGNTPLIRIKSYSEETGCNILGKAEFLNPGGSVKDRAASYIIKNAEEKGLLKPGGTVVEGTAGNTGIGLAHICNAKGYKCIIVVPETQSQEKIDLLKILGADVRLVPAVPYKNPENYVKVSSRLAKEIDNAVWANQFDNLANREAHYKTTGPEIWNQTDGKIDAWISATGTGGTYAGTALFLKEQNPKIKCIIADPMGSGLYSYVKTGEIKSEGNSITEGIGNSRITANMQGAPIDDAIQINDHTAIQVINQLLSHDGLFMGGSVGINVGAAVALAKKLGPGHTIVTVLCDGGARYQSRIYNKKWLKEKGLLNIEC
- a CDS encoding four-carbon acid sugar kinase family protein yields the protein MVCVSKIIVLDDDPTGSQTVHSCLLLMEWDIETIRLGLRDKSSILFIITNTRALISEEAKKITQQVCHNLKIALENENITRFLIYSRFDSTLRGHYPLEIEIISNNFGEFDSHFFIPAFLEGGRKTINSIQYLDDRVDLDPVHRTEFAKDSVFNYSHSYLPYYIEEKTKKLLKATDVGRLLLKDIRKGSLNKLMNLNSNRCIVVDAEHQSDLNYFAKDLQTAVNLGKKFLLCGAASMLTSLAKIGKQPLENKNIQEYKYKNNPGIILVGSYSKKTTEQLNDLLQQNNVLGLEINLKKLQDYLDNQSRFLTKFLDQIKTIHNSGKTVVIYTSRQQITFTSLEEKSNFEKLIFLLLTKITQNLPSNISFLISKGGTTSNNFLRTTLKLRSIRLLGQILPGCSIVKTSENNTLFPGLLILLFPGNVGDVKTLTNAYNILNK
- the rplT gene encoding 50S ribosomal protein L20; translated protein: MTRVKRGNVARKRRKKILKLAKGFRGSHSRLFRIANQQVMKALRNAYRDRRKRKRDFRRLWITRINAAARQNGISYSKLVGLMKKSSISINRKMLAHLAIVDFEAFTEVVEAAKVAK
- the rpmI gene encoding 50S ribosomal protein L35; protein product: MPKLKTRKAAAKRFRVTGSGKKIVRRKAYKNHLLNHKSSEQKRRRLSQTALVSEQDEPNVRLMLPYL
- a CDS encoding DUF3318 domain-containing protein; the encoded protein is MASYVTSSARAEMSELRRLRTLLPLELQNWVMIEGSTEINPPLIRCEELGRDEVEIQVDLAKWESLAIDQRNLLFWQAVARIQNDTIPREGWEMAALAIGLGGAVGELWVQDALLLILAIGLCSVSGYRLWQKNNGGRKLKESIEADEKAIVLATRFDYTLQNAYKSLGSAFKTLIEQTPNRRQRKEYESRLQALRRSASKAKEKMQREK
- the glnA gene encoding type I glutamate--ammonia ligase — encoded protein: MAQTAQEILKMVQDQNIKIIDLKFIDMPGTWQHCSFYHNQINENSFIDGVPFDGSSIRGWKTINESDMCMVPDPETAWIDPFYKEPTLSLTCGIKEPRTGDWYDRDPRTIAQRAVDYLKDTGIGDTAYFGPEAEFFVFDDIRFDQTENKAYYYIDSVEGRWNTGKKEEGGNLGYKPSFKQAYFPVAPTDTMQDMRTEMLLTMAKCGVPVEQHHHEVATGGQNELGFRFAPLIEAADHLMTYKYVIKNVAKKYGKTATFMPKPLFNDNGSGMHAHHSIWKDGQPLFWGDGYANLSEIALHYIGGILKHAPALLAITNPTTNSYKRLVPGYEAPVNLAYSQGNRSASIRIPVSGLDPKAKRLEFRCPDATCNPYLGFSAILCAGIDGVKNKIDPGQSLDVDIYDLPPEQINKIPSTPPSLEQALENLEKDHEFLTSSGVFTEDFITNWIEYKFDNEIQPMRLRPHPYEFALYYDV